The following proteins are co-located in the Bacteroidales bacterium genome:
- a CDS encoding S9 family peptidase, with protein MKKVIFLVILGLCSTSIVAQTQTVTISDWLTIPAQTVAYPVFHELENTQGKTFSDENLLNFEHINFSDHYPAINEVLAVLDGKQLRWAPVRADENGLIVLGSKSDVPQMAYLATYIWSDRWLQTTIEINSPYMLKAWLDGEEIGRKTKIDEDVEKIGKVSKNLKLERGKHLLIIKTLMPASKEFAWNLSASLEIKEAYEVPDIEISLDPANRKNIYHLMDGIKTTSTSLSHDGKYYTISYRQSLPPSDDSETWTEIRRFDNKQLVHSFRHARVSQIRWLPKSNRISYVASQKEKSTVYLFDLEKGEIKPLLQDMEKLAGYRWAPNEELLVYNIREEEDSKEPIMRHLAGMPDRQPGWRHRSFVYLYDLKSGMSQRLTWGNLTTSVHDISPDSKKILFSQHYPDFSERPYSKQNLFILDLATLALDTIWTNENWGIRAAFSPDGKFLLATGGPSAFNGAGLNIPEGTIPHNSDTQAYIYDLQNKTVKAFTREFNPSIESVHWHALDKYIYLLTEEEDYRRLYRYDLNREQFTLIETGVDYISNIGFADNELLAVYSGNPTNSYPSDYSINLKSLQVSALGSTETVNYRHVEFGETKNWDFTASTGVNIKGRVYYPPNFDPTKKYPVIVYYYGGINPVFRTFGGRYPFNLWAGNDYLVYVLQPSGAIGFGQEFSAAHVNNWGFTVADEIIEGTKKFLAAHAYADASKVGCAGASYGGFMTMLLLTRTDIFATAISHAGISSISSYWGEGYWGYSYSAEASAESFPWNNKDLYIGQSPLFHADKINTPLLLLTGDSDTNVPPGESIQMYTALKLLGRPVELVLVKGEDHHILTYSKRILWHNTIMAWWDKYLKGQDEWWEEQFPQKNF; from the coding sequence ATGAAGAAAGTAATTTTCCTTGTTATTCTTGGACTTTGCTCCACAAGTATTGTTGCGCAAACACAAACTGTTACAATTTCAGATTGGCTGACCATTCCAGCTCAGACGGTAGCTTATCCTGTATTTCACGAACTTGAAAACACCCAGGGCAAAACCTTCAGCGATGAGAACCTGCTGAACTTTGAACACATTAACTTCAGTGATCATTATCCGGCAATTAATGAGGTTTTGGCTGTCCTGGATGGAAAACAATTACGATGGGCACCGGTCCGGGCTGATGAAAATGGCCTTATCGTTCTGGGTTCGAAAAGTGATGTGCCACAAATGGCCTACCTTGCAACATACATTTGGTCCGACAGGTGGTTGCAGACCACAATTGAAATCAACAGCCCATACATGCTTAAAGCATGGCTTGATGGCGAAGAAATCGGCCGCAAGACCAAGATTGATGAGGATGTAGAAAAGATCGGTAAGGTTTCCAAAAATCTGAAACTGGAAAGGGGTAAACATCTGCTGATAATAAAGACGCTGATGCCCGCCAGCAAAGAGTTTGCCTGGAACCTTTCCGCATCGCTTGAAATAAAGGAAGCTTACGAAGTTCCAGACATTGAAATTTCACTTGATCCTGCGAACCGCAAGAACATTTACCATCTCATGGATGGCATAAAGACTACCAGCACCTCACTCTCGCATGACGGGAAGTATTATACCATCAGTTACCGCCAATCCCTCCCTCCTTCTGATGACTCAGAAACCTGGACAGAAATCAGGCGTTTTGACAACAAGCAGCTTGTGCACAGTTTCCGCCATGCCAGGGTTTCACAAATAAGATGGTTGCCAAAGAGCAACCGAATTTCCTACGTCGCAAGCCAGAAAGAAAAATCTACGGTTTACCTGTTTGATTTGGAGAAAGGGGAAATCAAACCTTTGCTTCAGGATATGGAAAAGCTGGCTGGATATCGTTGGGCTCCCAACGAAGAACTTTTAGTCTACAATATCCGCGAGGAAGAAGATTCAAAAGAACCGATTATGCGTCACCTTGCAGGAATGCCCGACAGGCAGCCCGGTTGGCGTCATCGTTCATTCGTTTATTTATATGATCTGAAATCCGGAATGAGCCAGCGGCTCACCTGGGGAAATCTTACAACCTCTGTGCACGATATCAGCCCTGATAGCAAGAAAATTCTTTTCAGTCAGCATTACCCCGATTTTTCTGAAAGGCCTTACAGCAAACAAAACCTGTTTATCCTGGATCTGGCCACTCTTGCACTCGATACCATCTGGACCAATGAAAACTGGGGCATAAGGGCCGCTTTTTCTCCTGATGGAAAATTCTTGCTTGCCACAGGGGGACCATCTGCTTTTAATGGTGCAGGCTTAAATATTCCGGAAGGTACAATCCCGCACAACTCCGATACCCAGGCGTATATTTACGACCTGCAAAACAAAACAGTGAAAGCATTTACCCGCGAATTTAATCCTTCCATAGAATCGGTGCATTGGCATGCTTTGGATAAATATATCTACCTGCTCACCGAAGAGGAGGATTATCGCCGCCTGTATCGTTATGATTTGAACCGCGAACAGTTTACCCTGATTGAAACCGGTGTGGATTATATCTCTAATATCGGTTTTGCGGATAATGAATTATTGGCCGTTTATTCGGGCAATCCAACAAACAGTTACCCATCAGATTATTCCATTAACCTGAAAAGCTTGCAGGTTTCAGCGCTTGGAAGTACTGAAACCGTCAACTACCGCCATGTAGAATTCGGCGAAACAAAAAACTGGGATTTTACTGCTTCGACTGGAGTAAATATAAAAGGTCGTGTGTACTATCCTCCCAACTTTGATCCAACAAAAAAATATCCCGTTATAGTCTATTATTATGGAGGAATAAATCCGGTCTTCCGCACATTTGGTGGTCGCTATCCCTTTAATCTATGGGCTGGTAACGATTACCTGGTGTATGTACTGCAACCCAGCGGCGCCATTGGGTTCGGACAGGAATTTTCAGCTGCGCATGTTAACAACTGGGGTTTCACTGTGGCCGATGAAATCATTGAAGGAACTAAAAAATTCCTTGCAGCCCATGCTTACGCAGATGCATCGAAGGTTGGATGCGCCGGCGCTTCCTATGGCGGATTTATGACCATGTTGTTACTTACCAGAACAGATATTTTTGCAACGGCCATTTCTCATGCAGGCATTAGTTCCATCTCAAGCTATTGGGGCGAAGGATATTGGGGTTACAGCTACAGTGCAGAAGCCAGCGCCGAAAGCTTCCCATGGAACAATAAAGACTTGTATATTGGTCAAAGCCCGCTGTTTCACGCGGATAAAATCAATACTCCCCTGCTACTGCTTACCGGAGATTCTGACACCAATGTTCCTCCCGGTGAAAGCATACAGATGTACACCGCTTTAAAATTACTGGGTCGCCCGGTAGAGCTGGTGCTTGTAAAAGGCGAGGATCATCACATTCTAACCTACAGCAAGCGCATACTCTGGCATAACACCATTATGGCATGGTGGGACAAATACCTCAAGGGGCAAGACGAATGGTGGGAAGAGCAGTTTCCGCAGAAGAACTTTTAA
- a CDS encoding transglycosylase domain-containing protein — protein MKNKKSHIYKRVAIYIAIFFGLLLITSVGFVISVRLGAFGRIPAYNELQQIEHYRASKILTADGKLLGLYYYQNRTNTSLADVPQSLINALIATEDARFYKHKGFDVRSFFRVIFKSILLFDKSSGGGSTISQQLAKNLYPRNGDGKFDLAVDKIREIIIARRLEKIYTKDQILELYLNTVSFGENTFGLETASLTYFNKTPGDLNISESAMLIGLLKASSGYNPRLYADAAHTRRNTVLNQMVKYDYLDEQVADSLKLLAVELQFNRLDHIEGPAPYFREFLRHEVARLLEKINTDQNTSYNLYTDGLSIQTTIREDLQGFAEASVMEHLAELQSQFNRQWRAKERWKKNHNLARTQIEQSRPYQRLKTLGYPESQILDTLKIPRPTRIFTWEGEKDTIMSPLDSVLYHFEILQSGMMVMEGHSGKILAWVGGADFRHFKYDHVLASRQTGSAIKPLIYAAAIDQGIEPCDYFENDSIVYHDYDDWSPGNSDNVYGGKYSVQGALVNSINTVSVKLLMETGITHTINKLRECSITAPLPNVPSLALGSSEIPLYQMVQAYSVFLNNGVVQQPWFIEKIMDADGTILYEHPEPKFSQPVFSENTIQIMQAMMMGVVNRGTASGLRSHFALTTQLAGKTGTTQNYSDGWFIGMTPEIIAGVWVGGASPVVRLQGSAGQGSRSAMPVFAKFIQKVSKDTETIPYVSGSFNMHSEITEMIDCEDFRESEGFFDFLWKDSDKRKPGIRKEEKQREVIKFFRKIFGKKDKNK, from the coding sequence GTGAAAAATAAGAAATCACATATTTATAAGCGTGTTGCCATTTACATTGCAATCTTTTTTGGGCTGTTACTGATAACATCAGTTGGTTTTGTAATTTCAGTAAGGCTAGGGGCTTTCGGGCGCATTCCGGCATATAATGAACTGCAACAAATTGAGCATTACCGGGCCTCAAAAATTCTTACTGCAGACGGCAAGCTTCTCGGCTTATATTATTATCAGAACCGGACCAACACTTCTTTAGCGGATGTTCCACAATCACTGATTAATGCACTGATTGCTACTGAAGATGCGCGTTTTTATAAGCACAAGGGATTTGACGTGCGTTCATTTTTCAGGGTTATCTTCAAGTCTATTTTGCTATTTGATAAAAGTTCGGGCGGTGGGAGTACAATTTCTCAGCAACTGGCAAAAAATCTTTATCCCCGTAATGGCGATGGAAAATTCGATTTGGCTGTTGATAAAATCAGAGAGATCATCATCGCAAGGCGTCTTGAAAAAATTTATACTAAAGATCAGATTCTCGAGCTTTACCTCAATACCGTATCGTTTGGCGAAAACACCTTTGGCCTTGAGACCGCTTCATTAACCTATTTCAACAAAACTCCCGGCGATCTTAACATTTCTGAGTCTGCCATGCTGATCGGACTTCTTAAAGCAAGTTCCGGCTATAATCCAAGGTTGTACGCTGATGCTGCCCATACCAGGAGAAATACTGTATTGAACCAAATGGTGAAATATGATTATCTGGATGAGCAAGTGGCTGATTCCCTCAAATTGCTCGCTGTTGAATTGCAATTTAACAGGCTGGATCACATCGAAGGACCTGCACCCTATTTCAGGGAATTTCTTCGGCATGAAGTTGCCAGATTACTTGAAAAAATTAATACGGATCAAAACACAAGCTACAATCTGTACACTGACGGTTTAAGCATTCAAACAACCATCAGGGAAGATCTGCAAGGCTTCGCTGAGGCATCTGTGATGGAGCATCTTGCTGAATTGCAAAGCCAATTCAACAGACAGTGGCGTGCTAAAGAACGGTGGAAGAAAAATCACAATCTGGCAAGGACCCAAATTGAGCAAAGTCGTCCCTATCAGCGGCTTAAAACGCTTGGCTATCCTGAATCGCAAATCCTGGATACATTAAAGATTCCCCGGCCCACCCGAATTTTCACATGGGAAGGAGAGAAAGATACCATTATGTCGCCACTCGATTCCGTTTTATATCATTTCGAGATTTTGCAAAGCGGGATGATGGTGATGGAAGGCCATTCAGGAAAAATACTGGCATGGGTAGGTGGAGCAGATTTTAGACACTTTAAATACGATCATGTATTGGCTTCACGCCAGACTGGTTCCGCTATCAAACCACTCATTTATGCAGCAGCAATTGATCAGGGAATTGAGCCTTGTGATTACTTTGAGAACGATAGCATTGTTTATCACGATTATGATGACTGGTCGCCGGGCAATTCCGACAATGTTTATGGCGGAAAATATTCAGTGCAGGGAGCGCTGGTAAATTCAATCAACACGGTGAGTGTTAAATTGCTGATGGAAACCGGTATAACACATACCATAAACAAGCTACGTGAATGCAGCATTACAGCGCCACTTCCCAATGTACCATCCCTGGCGCTGGGAAGTTCTGAAATCCCCTTATACCAAATGGTTCAGGCCTACTCGGTATTCCTTAATAATGGCGTGGTGCAACAACCATGGTTTATCGAAAAAATCATGGATGCCGATGGAACAATTTTGTATGAACATCCTGAGCCAAAGTTTTCCCAGCCCGTGTTTTCGGAAAATACAATTCAAATAATGCAGGCCATGATGATGGGTGTTGTAAACAGGGGAACGGCATCGGGATTGCGTTCACACTTTGCGCTCACAACGCAACTTGCAGGAAAAACCGGAACTACACAGAACTATTCTGATGGTTGGTTTATAGGCATGACTCCTGAAATTATTGCCGGTGTCTGGGTTGGTGGAGCCAGCCCTGTTGTGCGGCTTCAAGGTTCAGCCGGACAGGGCAGCCGCTCGGCTATGCCGGTTTTCGCAAAGTTTATTCAAAAAGTAAGTAAAGACACAGAAACAATTCCTTACGTGAGCGGATCATTCAACATGCATTCTGAAATTACTGAGATGATTGATTGTGAAGATTTTAGAGAGAGTGAAGGGTTCTTCGATTTTCTATGGAAGGATTCAGATAAGAGGAAGCCCGGGATTCGAAAAGAAGAAAAGCAACGTGAAGTGATTAAATTCTTTAGAAAAATATTCGGGAAAAAGGATAAAAATAAATGA